In the Blautia coccoides genome, GTTCAGTGAGGCACAGATGATCAGAATCCCTATATTTACCAGAAAGGAAGCCGTGCCCATTTCCAGCTCAAACACTCTGTGGACACCATCGTAGAGGGCACTGACAGGGTCTACCCCCATACCTGCCGCAGAACACAGGGCCACGCCCAGAGCTGCTGCCAGATTTCCACACACAATACAGACTGCTCCACTGCTTTTACGCATCTGCCTCCACTGCCAACTGCAGGGCAGCTTCCAGCATGACCGTAAAGCCAGTTCTGCGCTCATCTGCAGGCATGGCTTCTCCCTTCAGAGGCAGATCTGATATGGTCAGCAGAGTCAGCGCCTTTTTCCCCAGCCGCACTGCATTACAGTATAAAGATAGGGATTCCATCTCCACACAGAGCACATTCATCTTCTTCCACTTTGCAACTGCATCCTTCTCATCTGTATAAAACAAATCTGAGGATAAGATGGTTCCGATCTTATGAGGGATTTCTCTGCTCTCCAATATCTCTTCTGCCTGCTTCAAAAGGCCAAAATCTGCACACGGAACAAAGGTGCCCGGCAAATTGTACTGGGAGACAAAGGCCGAATCTGTGCACAGGCCCATCCCCGCTGCCACATCTCCCATGGAAAGACTGTCTGATATGGCCCCTGCAGAGCCGACTCTGATAATCGTGTCCACATCATAATCCTTATACAATTCCCAGGAATAAATCCCCATGCTGGGAATTCCCATACCGCTGGACTGCACAGAAATCTGCTTATTTTTATAGGTTCCGGTATATCCCAGCATATTCCTCACTGTATTATAACAATGAACATCCTCAAGATACGTCTCTGCAATGAGTTTCGCCCGCAGAGGATCTCCCGGCATGAGAACGATTTTTGCAATATCACCTTTTTTTCCTTCATTATGCGGTGTAGACATCACTGTTCTCCTCTCTTTCTTTCTATTTGAAGCCAGTTCTCCACTATGCCGGAGATACAGGCAAAACTGTCCTTCTCCCCCATATTGACCTCATGGTTCATGGAATTGCTGTACATCATAATGGGGATATATTCTCTGGTGTGATCCGTTCCTTTATATCCCGGGTCACAGCCGTGGTCTGCTGTAATGATCAGCAGGTCATCTTCACCCATAGCTTCCATGATTTCCGGAACCCTGGCGTCAAACTCCTGCAGGGCAAGGGCATATCCCTCCACATCCCTCCGGTGTCCGTACAACATGTCAAAGTCCACCAGGTTTGTAAAGATCAGCCCTTCTTCCACTTCTGACAACATTTTCAGGGTTTGCTCTACACCTTCCCTGTTGCTGCCTGTGGAGACATGCCTGGTAATACCGCTTCCGGCAAAAATATCATAGATTTTTCCCACTGCCGCTGTCTCATATCCCTGTGCTTCTATTCTGTTCAGCATAGTATCTTCAGGGGGCGTCATGGAAAAATCATGACGGTTTCTCGTTCTGACAAAGCCGTCCCCGGAAGATGTGAACGGGCGGGCTATCACCCTTGCCACTCCATATTTTCCGGTCAGCAGTTTTCTGGCTTTTTCACAGATTTGATATAATTCCTTTACCGGGACTACCTCTTCATTGGCCGCGATCTGAAATACACTGTCCGCCGAAGTATAGACAATGAGACTGCCCGTTTTGGTCTGTTCCTCTCCCAGTTTCCCGATGATTTCTGTTCCCGATGCGGCAATATTGCCGATCACTTTTCTCCCTGCGGCCTTCTCAAATTCTTCTATCACATTCCTGGGGAATCCCTCCGGAAATACAGGGAAAGGATTTTCTTTTACATATCCTGCAATCTCCCAATGTCCTACCGTAGTGTCTTTTCCTGCAGCTTTCTCCCGTGCCTTTCCATAATGTCCCGTCACGGGGCCTGTATACTCGGTTCCATATCCGGGCAGTATCCTGTCCAGACCCAGGCGGTTTAGGTTTGGAAGGGAGAAGCCTTTGATCCGGGATCCGATGCTTTTCAAAGTATTGGCCCCTGCGTCTCCATATGCGGCGGCATCAGGAAGTGCACCTACTCCAAAACTGTCCAACACTATCAGGCATACTCTTTTTCCCATTGCTCAACCTCCTTCTTCACCTGTTGTTTGATCCCATCCTCTGCAAATGAGGTTTCCATAGCCTGTTTCATCAGCATTGCTGCCTCCCGTGGGGAGAGGCCTGAATCAGAGTCTAAAAACTGAAGCTCTTTTTTCACCGTAGTATTGGTCACAGTACGGTTATCCGTATTGATGGATATGTTCAAGCCGTTATCCATAAATTCCCGGAAAGGATATTTTTCCACAGCTCTTACCGCTCCAGAGTGTAGTTGAGGATTACTTGGATGAATTTTCAAACACGCTCCTGTCTGGATATTGCTGTGAGGGCACAGTTCCACGCCGATTCCTCTGCCGCGAAGCTTCTCCTGCAGCTTCCGGTCCCCGCTCATTGCAATCCCATGTCCGATCCGTTTTGCCCCGTGGTCCACCGCCAGAGCAATATTTTCGATCCTGCCGCATTCTCCTGAGTGGACTGTAAAAGGAATCTCATATTTCCCGGCTCTTTTAAAATACTCCAAAAACAGTTCGTTGGGATAAGCAGATTCATCTCCTGCCAGGTCTGCTCCGCAGACACCTCTTCCCAAGTATTTTTTCCCCAGTTCAAGTGTCCTGAAATTATCCTTTTCTGAAAAATGTCTCATGCCACAGAGAATCAGAGACGCATAAATCCCCTTTTCCCTGAATGCATTCTCAAGTCCGGCCGCAGAAGCCTCAATGATGGACTCCGCTGTCAGACTCTCACTGTCTGACAAAAGGGGCGCAAACCGAAGTTCCAGATAACGCACCCCTTCCTCCGCAGCCGAGGCTGCGGTTTCAAAGGCGGCTGTATAAAAGGCCTCTTCTGTCTTCAGACAACTTAAAGGAAGCTCAAAGGCTTTTAAATATTCTGTCAGACTTTCACATTCTTCACCCGCTTCGGCCAATTTTCTGAATGCCTTTTCATCACCCGGAACTTCTACATGTCCCTTCACACAGAGTTTTCTCAGAACCGGAAGAGGAACAGAACCGTCCAGATGACAGTGAAGTTCTGCTTTAGGTAATCTGTCCAGCCACATATTTTTCCCCTTCCCTTAAGCCTGGCGGATTTCCACCGTGTATTCGGAATCCGTGTCAAGGCCATATTTCTGCCTAAAATCTGCCTGATTGCTTCCGATCGTTACGAAAGAAGCCAGGTCATTAAAGAGTACGTCTTCTCCCAATCCCACATATCCAAAAGATTTCTCATAAGGAATCAGTCCGTCAAATACTGCCTTATCCCCGTCTGAAATAACCACATGCAGCTTCTCGCCCAGAGCAAACCCGGTTTTCTCAAATTCACTGTTCAACACAGAAAGCTCCGCACTGCCAAATGGGTCATAGCTCTGGATCACAGCCTTTACATATTTTTCTTTTACCTGTGCAGTCTGCACTTTATGTAAGACGATTTCCTCCACCGGATATTCTTTTCCCACTTCCTCAAAAGTGATGATGCCTGAGGCCAGTTTTGCCGCACAGTAGGAGAACAGATCTCTTCCGTGGAATGTGCTCACATCTCTGGTTTCCTGATAACGGTTTCTCTCTTCATCAATTTCGCGGATAGCTTCCACGCCTATCATGGTGTGGAGATAAGTGAGTGTGCCGTTGTCCGGAGTCACCACATAGCTTCCGTTTTTCAGTTTTGCCACAGATGCCCGCCGGCTGGTTCCCACTCCCGGATCCACCACTGACACAAAGACAGTTCCCGCCGGCCAGTAGGGTACTGTGTACTGAAGACAGTAAGATGCCGCTTCAATATCAAATGCCGGAAGTAAATGTGTAATATCACAGGTGACCAGTTCGCTGTCCACCAGTTTGCACATTCCGTGCATACAGGCCACCAGGCCTGAGTTGATTCCAAAATCAGACTGCATTACAATTGTCGGTTTCATGTTCATTTTCCTCCTATCTTCTCTATTAACATTTCCTCATCTCTATGGTCCAGTCCGGTCCTACCTGGATTCCGTATTGCTCAGACATATTCCGGCTGTTGACTGCAATCTGGATCTGCAGTGTCTCGCTGACCATTAAAAGAGGTTCTCCGACTGCAACTGCTCCAAAGGAAGGCTGGAACGGTACTGTTCCCGCATATACCGGTTCCTCCTGGCCCTTTCTGCGGATAACCACATCCAGCCGGTCCCCATAGCGGATTCCCTCATCCTCAAACACATCTGCCGGAATATTGGAACATATCAAGCCAAAATGATAGTCTGCGGTGTCGATCATACCCTTTATCACTCCGTCGGCTATCTGGTAAGGAATGATCTCATGTTCTATGATCTCTTCAACCGGATAGGCTTCCCCTACTTCCTCATATGTGATAATGCCTGAGGCAAGTCTCGCCGCGCAGTAGGCAAACAGATCCCTGCCATGGAAAATATTACATTTCTCCGTTTTCTTCAGACGGTTGATCTTCTCATCAATGACGCGTACTTCATCAATCCCCACATAT is a window encoding:
- the deoD gene encoding purine-nucleoside phosphorylase; this encodes MSTPHNEGKKGDIAKIVLMPGDPLRAKLIAETYLEDVHCYNTVRNMLGYTGTYKNKQISVQSSGMGIPSMGIYSWELYKDYDVDTIIRVGSAGAISDSLSMGDVAAGMGLCTDSAFVSQYNLPGTFVPCADFGLLKQAEEILESREIPHKIGTILSSDLFYTDEKDAVAKWKKMNVLCVEMESLSLYCNAVRLGKKALTLLTISDLPLKGEAMPADERRTGFTVMLEAALQLAVEADA
- a CDS encoding SAM hydrolase/SAM-dependent halogenase family protein, encoding MAANKPAIVMQTDFTKDISVCTMQGVCMMVDPELRVFDSTHEINSFDTYQASTSLSFVVDFWPAGTVFVSVVDPGVGTSRRACVAKLSNGSYVVTPDNGSLTHVKKYVGIDEVRVIDEKINRLKKTEKCNIFHGRDLFAYCAARLASGIITYEEVGEAYPVEEIIEHEIIPYQIADGVIKGMIDTADYHFGLICSNIPADVFEDEGIRYGDRLDVVIRRKGQEEPVYAGTVPFQPSFGAVAVGEPLLMVSETLQIQIAVNSRNMSEQYGIQVGPDWTIEMRKC
- a CDS encoding phosphopentomutase, producing MGKRVCLIVLDSFGVGALPDAAAYGDAGANTLKSIGSRIKGFSLPNLNRLGLDRILPGYGTEYTGPVTGHYGKAREKAAGKDTTVGHWEIAGYVKENPFPVFPEGFPRNVIEEFEKAAGRKVIGNIAASGTEIIGKLGEEQTKTGSLIVYTSADSVFQIAANEEVVPVKELYQICEKARKLLTGKYGVARVIARPFTSSGDGFVRTRNRHDFSMTPPEDTMLNRIEAQGYETAAVGKIYDIFAGSGITRHVSTGSNREGVEQTLKMLSEVEEGLIFTNLVDFDMLYGHRRDVEGYALALQEFDARVPEIMEAMGEDDLLIITADHGCDPGYKGTDHTREYIPIMMYSNSMNHEVNMGEKDSFACISGIVENWLQIERKRGEQ
- a CDS encoding SAM hydrolase/SAM-dependent halogenase family protein; amino-acid sequence: MKPTIVMQSDFGINSGLVACMHGMCKLVDSELVTCDITHLLPAFDIEAASYCLQYTVPYWPAGTVFVSVVDPGVGTSRRASVAKLKNGSYVVTPDNGTLTYLHTMIGVEAIREIDEERNRYQETRDVSTFHGRDLFSYCAAKLASGIITFEEVGKEYPVEEIVLHKVQTAQVKEKYVKAVIQSYDPFGSAELSVLNSEFEKTGFALGEKLHVVISDGDKAVFDGLIPYEKSFGYVGLGEDVLFNDLASFVTIGSNQADFRQKYGLDTDSEYTVEIRQA
- the add gene encoding adenosine deaminase, with product MWLDRLPKAELHCHLDGSVPLPVLRKLCVKGHVEVPGDEKAFRKLAEAGEECESLTEYLKAFELPLSCLKTEEAFYTAAFETAASAAEEGVRYLELRFAPLLSDSESLTAESIIEASAAGLENAFREKGIYASLILCGMRHFSEKDNFRTLELGKKYLGRGVCGADLAGDESAYPNELFLEYFKRAGKYEIPFTVHSGECGRIENIALAVDHGAKRIGHGIAMSGDRKLQEKLRGRGIGVELCPHSNIQTGACLKIHPSNPQLHSGAVRAVEKYPFREFMDNGLNISINTDNRTVTNTTVKKELQFLDSDSGLSPREAAMLMKQAMETSFAEDGIKQQVKKEVEQWEKEYA